From the genome of Psychroserpens ponticola, one region includes:
- a CDS encoding sigma-70 family RNA polymerase sigma factor, whose product MPKHVIDPNQWINLYSDYLFNYTITRVNDREIAQDLVQDTFVAGLKSMKNFKGEASERTWLISILKRKIIDHYRKINSKKGKAEVRMTYNTDESEGDWLEERVADPFDKTAEDTIENTELGIAIDNCLGKLPEKQAQVFEMKTILNYETEAICNELDITASNLWVIIHRARVSMASCLEKNWF is encoded by the coding sequence ATGCCTAAACATGTCATAGATCCTAATCAGTGGATAAATCTATATTCCGATTATCTTTTCAATTACACCATAACACGTGTAAATGATAGAGAAATTGCTCAAGATTTAGTACAAGACACTTTTGTTGCTGGTTTAAAATCTATGAAAAATTTCAAAGGTGAAGCTAGCGAACGTACGTGGTTAATTTCAATTTTAAAACGAAAAATTATTGATCATTATCGCAAGATTAATTCTAAAAAAGGCAAAGCTGAAGTTAGAATGACTTACAATACTGATGAAAGTGAAGGTGATTGGCTAGAGGAACGTGTTGCCGATCCATTTGATAAAACTGCAGAAGACACCATTGAAAATACAGAATTAGGCATTGCTATTGATAATTGCCTAGGAAAATTACCTGAGAAACAAGCTCAAGTTTTTGAAATGAAAACAATTTTAAATTATGAAACTGAAGCCATCTGTAATGAATTAGACATTACTGCGTCTAACCTATGGGTAATCATACATCGAGCTAGAGTTTCAATGGCAAGTTGCCTTGAAAAAAATTGGTTTTAA
- a CDS encoding UbiA prenyltransferase family protein codes for MRVLKSLFDFYINSSIHVALAIVAMSWITFLEFNVSMDVNLLVFIGFASITGYNFVKYFGLAKFHHRSLSNKLKTIQVFSLICFLLMCFFALKLNEASLIAILIFGLVTFLYAIPLLPNRLFVDKKKQLRSISGLKIYIIALVWSGVTVFLPLIIDEFEIYDDIVLTAVQRFIFVVVLMLPFEIRDLNYDSLKLATIPQRIGVKQTKVIGALLLFLILSLEYFKDDITWSHIVALTLICLVLFLFLMFSTKQQGRYYSAFWVESLPIWWLIVLLMFC; via the coding sequence ATGCGTGTTTTAAAATCGTTGTTTGATTTTTATATCAATAGTAGTATTCATGTAGCTTTGGCTATTGTTGCGATGTCTTGGATTACTTTCCTAGAATTTAATGTTTCTATGGATGTGAATCTGCTTGTTTTTATAGGATTTGCTTCTATAACTGGATACAATTTTGTTAAGTATTTTGGTTTGGCAAAATTTCATCATCGAAGCTTATCAAATAAATTGAAAACCATTCAAGTCTTTTCTCTAATTTGCTTTTTGCTCATGTGCTTTTTTGCATTGAAATTAAATGAAGCTTCATTAATTGCGATACTAATTTTTGGCCTTGTGACATTTTTGTATGCAATACCGTTATTGCCTAACCGATTGTTTGTTGATAAAAAGAAACAGTTGAGAAGTATAAGTGGACTTAAAATTTACATCATAGCATTGGTGTGGTCTGGAGTTACTGTTTTTTTACCTTTAATTATTGACGAATTTGAAATATATGATGATATAGTATTAACTGCTGTTCAACGTTTTATTTTTGTAGTGGTATTGATGCTACCTTTTGAAATAAGAGATTTAAACTATGATAGTTTAAAATTGGCTACAATTCCACAGAGAATAGGAGTGAAGCAAACCAAAGTAATTGGAGCTCTATTGTTATTTTTAATACTAAGTTTAGAATATTTTAAAGATGATATTACTTGGAGCCACATAGTAGCTTTAACTTTAATTTGTCTAGTATTGTTTTTGTTTTTAATGTTTTCTACAAAACAACAAGGAAGATATTATAGTGCGTTTTGGGTGGAGAGTTTACCAATCTGGTGGTTAATAGTCTTATTGATGTTTTGCTAA
- a CDS encoding 5-(carboxyamino)imidazole ribonucleotide synthase, whose protein sequence is MTNYFSSNFKLGILGGGQLGKMMLYSTRKFDITTYVMDSSDEAPCKIACNKFVKGNLMNYDDVYNFGKQVDVLTFEIENVNVDALEALEKEGKKVFPSSKTLRTIQNKATQKLFYRDHQIPTSDFTRFAYVSEIEDAIDNGGLEFPFVWKAAQFGYDGNGVKVVRQLSDLNNLPKGECITEDLIPFKNELAVIVARNETGETKTYPVVEMEFHPEANQVEYVICPARIEETVAKKATDISLKVSKAFNHVGLLAVEMFQTENDDILVNEVAPRPHNSGHQTIEASYTSQFEQHIRAILNLPLGQTESKVGGIMVNLVGAEGYTGDVVYEHIEDILKMNGVTPHIYGKKQTRPFRKMGHVTIVNEDLNKAREIAEVVKNTIKVISK, encoded by the coding sequence ATGACAAATTATTTTTCTTCAAATTTTAAACTCGGTATTCTTGGTGGTGGTCAATTGGGCAAAATGATGTTGTATTCGACCCGAAAATTTGACATTACTACTTATGTAATGGATTCAAGTGATGAAGCACCTTGTAAAATTGCATGCAACAAATTTGTTAAAGGAAATTTAATGAATTATGATGATGTTTACAACTTCGGGAAACAAGTCGATGTCTTGACTTTTGAAATTGAAAATGTAAACGTTGATGCTTTAGAGGCTTTAGAAAAAGAAGGCAAAAAAGTTTTTCCATCGTCAAAAACCTTACGAACCATTCAAAATAAAGCAACGCAAAAACTGTTTTATAGAGATCATCAAATTCCAACTTCAGACTTTACAAGATTTGCGTATGTATCTGAAATTGAAGACGCAATTGATAATGGTGGATTAGAATTTCCATTTGTCTGGAAAGCTGCTCAATTTGGTTATGATGGTAATGGCGTAAAGGTTGTTAGACAACTTTCAGATTTGAACAATTTACCTAAAGGTGAATGTATTACTGAAGATTTAATTCCGTTTAAAAACGAATTAGCTGTTATTGTAGCGAGAAATGAAACCGGAGAGACCAAAACCTATCCAGTTGTTGAAATGGAATTTCATCCAGAAGCTAACCAAGTAGAATATGTCATTTGTCCTGCAAGAATTGAAGAAACAGTTGCAAAGAAAGCGACAGATATTTCCTTAAAAGTTTCAAAGGCTTTTAATCATGTTGGATTGTTGGCTGTTGAAATGTTTCAAACTGAAAATGATGACATTTTAGTTAATGAAGTTGCACCAAGACCACATAATTCAGGTCATCAAACGATTGAAGCTAGTTACACCTCACAATTTGAACAACACATTCGTGCCATTTTAAATTTACCTTTAGGTCAAACTGAAAGTAAAGTTGGTGGTATTATGGTTAATCTTGTTGGTGCTGAAGGTTATACTGGCGATGTTGTTTATGAACACATCGAAGACATTTTGAAAATGAATGGTGTGACACCACATATTTATGGAAAAAAACAAACGAGACCTTTTCGTAAAATGGGACATGTGACCATTGTAAATGAAGATTTAAACAAGGCAAGAGAAATTGCTGAAGTTGTTAAGAACACAATAAAAGTGATAAGTAAATAA
- the purE gene encoding 5-(carboxyamino)imidazole ribonucleotide mutase, translated as MQKVAVIMGSKSDLPVMQDAIDILKEFKIDVEVDIVSAHRTPEKLFDFSKNAHTSGINVIIAGAGGAAHLPGMVASLSPLPVIGVPVKSSNSIDGWDSVLSILQMPGGVPVATVALNGAKNAGILAAQIIGATDKTIQNTIIAYKESLKAKVIESSKELK; from the coding sequence ATGCAAAAAGTTGCTGTTATTATGGGAAGTAAAAGTGATCTTCCAGTTATGCAAGACGCTATAGATATTTTAAAAGAATTCAAAATAGACGTTGAAGTTGATATTGTTTCAGCCCACAGAACACCAGAAAAACTATTTGATTTTAGTAAAAACGCACATACTAGTGGCATTAATGTCATCATTGCTGGTGCAGGAGGTGCTGCACATTTACCAGGAATGGTCGCATCATTGTCACCTTTACCTGTCATTGGAGTTCCTGTAAAAAGTAGTAATTCTATTGATGGTTGGGATTCTGTGTTATCTATTTTACAAATGCCTGGAGGAGTTCCTGTTGCTACAGTTGCCTTAAATGGTGCAAAAAATGCTGGGATTCTAGCTGCTCAAATTATTGGAGCAACAGATAAAACAATTCAAAATACAATAATCGCTTACAAAGAAAGTTTAAAAGCCAAAGTCATTGAATCTTCTAAAGAGTTGAAATAA
- a CDS encoding adenylate kinase, giving the protein MIKLNDLYFKPFISEAEIDAAVQKMVDDVAKDLQDEVPVFIGILNGSFMFVSDFVKKYPKPCEVTFIKLASYEGIKSSEDIQRLIGLTQDLSGRKVVILEDIIDSGNTLEEVHRIFKNENVGELKIATLFYKPEAYKKDFRLHYVGLEIPNKFIVGYGLDYNGLGRDLPEIYQLKTTQHMTNLVLFGPPGAGKGTQAEFLKEKYDLVHISTGDVFRFNMKNNTALGALAKSYIDKGALVPDQVTIDMLSVEVDKNADANGFIFDGFPRNEVQAVALDQIMDAKDSKVDAMIALEVEDEVLVKRLLERGKTSGRKDDSDEAIIRNRIKVYYNETAILKDFYSKQDKYFGVDGFGSISDITDRLNLVIDKL; this is encoded by the coding sequence GTGATTAAGCTCAACGATTTATACTTTAAACCTTTTATTTCTGAAGCAGAAATAGATGCTGCTGTACAGAAAATGGTTGATGATGTCGCAAAAGATCTTCAAGACGAAGTGCCTGTATTTATTGGAATTTTAAATGGTTCTTTCATGTTTGTGAGTGATTTCGTGAAAAAATATCCAAAACCTTGTGAAGTTACTTTTATTAAGTTAGCATCTTATGAAGGGATTAAATCTTCGGAAGATATCCAGAGACTTATTGGGTTAACACAAGATTTATCAGGTAGAAAAGTAGTCATCCTTGAAGATATTATAGATTCTGGAAATACGCTCGAAGAAGTGCATCGTATTTTTAAAAATGAAAATGTTGGTGAACTTAAAATCGCGACATTATTTTACAAACCTGAAGCTTATAAAAAAGATTTTAGATTACATTATGTAGGTCTTGAAATTCCAAACAAATTTATAGTCGGTTACGGATTAGATTATAACGGATTAGGTAGAGACTTACCAGAAATATATCAATTAAAAACAACACAACACATGACTAATTTAGTGCTATTTGGACCTCCAGGTGCAGGTAAAGGAACTCAAGCAGAATTTTTAAAAGAGAAATATGATCTCGTCCATATCTCTACTGGAGATGTGTTTCGTTTTAATATGAAAAATAATACTGCCTTAGGTGCATTAGCAAAATCTTATATAGATAAAGGAGCATTAGTTCCAGATCAAGTAACCATAGATATGTTAAGTGTAGAGGTAGATAAAAATGCAGATGCTAATGGGTTTATTTTTGACGGTTTCCCTAGAAATGAAGTCCAAGCAGTGGCTCTTGATCAAATAATGGATGCAAAAGATTCTAAAGTTGATGCAATGATTGCTTTAGAAGTGGAAGATGAAGTTTTAGTGAAACGTTTATTAGAGCGTGGAAAAACTAGTGGTAGAAAAGATGACTCTGATGAGGCAATTATTAGAAATAGAATTAAAGTATATTATAACGAAACAGCAATCTTGAAGGATTTTTATTCTAAGCAAGATAAATACTTTGGCGTTGATGGCTTTGGTAGTATTAGCGATATAACAGATCGACTCAATTTGGTAATCGATAAATTGTAA
- a CDS encoding glycine dehydrogenase encodes MSNKIFIPCKDANHVCDKTQYKEASLWEKIKLNIHLIYCRACRKYTKKNSQLTKLVTKDPIPMDASAKANLKSAFEQELAKHQ; translated from the coding sequence ATGAGTAATAAAATCTTCATACCTTGTAAAGACGCTAATCATGTTTGTGATAAAACACAATACAAGGAAGCTTCTCTTTGGGAAAAAATCAAATTAAATATCCATTTAATTTATTGCAGAGCGTGTAGAAAATACACAAAGAAGAATTCACAATTAACCAAGCTAGTTACTAAAGACCCTATTCCGATGGATGCTTCGGCTAAAGCAAACTTAAAGTCTGCTTTTGAACAAGAATTAGCAAAACATCAATAA
- a CDS encoding TIGR01777 family oxidoreductase, which translates to MKTITIAGGSGFLGQVLEAYFSKKGYKIFILTRTPQRDNEIYWNGKDLDRWSKTLEQTDILINLTGKSVDCRYNEENKKLIYDSRIDSTHLLGLAINLCDNPPKTWINSSTATIYSHSIDKEMTEDKGEIGDDFSMNIAKSWEKAFYAITNPKTRKIATRTSIVMGKYGGATEPLKKLVKFGLGGKQASGLQKVSWIHELDFARAIEFLIENENLNGNFNLAVPKPTDNKTLMKSFRKVMKIPFGISHPEWFIKLGAKLIGTEPELVLKSRNIIPKRLLDNKFKFIHSNIEIALDDLINL; encoded by the coding sequence ATGAAAACAATAACAATAGCTGGTGGAAGTGGTTTTTTAGGACAAGTATTAGAAGCCTACTTTTCAAAAAAAGGATATAAAATTTTCATCTTAACAAGAACACCTCAACGTGATAATGAAATCTATTGGAATGGAAAAGATTTAGACAGATGGTCAAAAACTTTAGAACAAACTGATATATTAATTAATCTCACAGGCAAATCAGTCGATTGCAGATATAATGAAGAAAATAAAAAACTCATTTATGATTCTCGCATAGATTCTACACATCTTTTAGGCTTAGCCATCAATTTATGTGATAATCCACCAAAAACTTGGATTAATTCATCTACAGCAACAATATACAGTCACTCTATAGATAAAGAAATGACTGAAGACAAAGGTGAAATAGGTGATGATTTCTCAATGAATATAGCAAAGTCATGGGAAAAAGCCTTCTACGCAATAACAAATCCCAAAACTAGAAAAATTGCTACAAGAACATCAATAGTCATGGGAAAATATGGTGGAGCAACGGAACCTTTAAAAAAATTAGTTAAGTTTGGCTTAGGCGGAAAGCAAGCTTCTGGACTTCAAAAAGTAAGTTGGATTCATGAATTGGATTTTGCCAGAGCTATTGAATTTTTAATAGAAAACGAAAATTTAAATGGCAATTTTAATCTAGCTGTACCAAAACCAACAGATAATAAAACCCTCATGAAAAGCTTCAGAAAGGTGATGAAAATACCTTTTGGAATCTCACATCCAGAATGGTTCATTAAACTTGGCGCAAAATTAATTGGTACTGAACCAGAATTGGTCTTAAAAAGTAGAAATATAATTCCGAAGCGTTTGTTAGATAACAAATTTAAATTCATACATTCAAATATTGAAATAGCTCTTGATGATCTTATAAATTTGTGA
- a CDS encoding GbsR/MarR family transcriptional regulator, with amino-acid sequence MNYEDAKIKFVSTWGSLGSLWGINKAMAQIQALLFISTKPLSMEDIMAELQISRGNTSMNLRQLMDWGIVTKELIPGERKEYFTTEKEVQELTRIIAKERSRREIQPVIKVLNDVSSIKDDGTEKTKELIKQTKALHDLTLNADTMINKLVSQKQNWITKSLIKLIK; translated from the coding sequence ATGAATTACGAAGACGCTAAAATAAAATTTGTAAGTACTTGGGGAAGCCTTGGTTCACTTTGGGGAATTAATAAAGCTATGGCTCAAATTCAAGCCTTACTTTTTATCTCTACAAAACCATTATCTATGGAAGATATTATGGCAGAACTTCAGATTTCTCGTGGCAATACGAGCATGAATTTACGTCAGTTGATGGATTGGGGAATTGTGACTAAAGAACTAATACCAGGAGAACGCAAAGAATATTTCACTACTGAAAAAGAGGTTCAAGAATTGACTAGAATTATTGCTAAAGAACGTAGTCGAAGAGAAATTCAACCGGTTATAAAAGTATTGAACGATGTCTCGTCTATTAAAGATGATGGTACAGAAAAAACTAAAGAACTCATAAAACAAACTAAAGCATTGCATGACTTAACGCTAAATGCAGATACTATGATTAATAAATTAGTGAGTCAGAAACAAAACTGGATTACTAAATCATTAATCAAACTCATCAAATAA
- a CDS encoding YqjF family protein, with the protein MTFLNAYWKNLILINYEIDHKFLQPFVPKGTELDLFNGKCYISIVGFMFMNTKVLGMKLPYHVNFEEVNLRFYVKHKDKRGVVFIKEIVPKPLITFVANSIYHEHYQTAKMKHIWTKHGNYKQFEYLWKINNIWQSISVKTEKIFSEIIEDSEAHFITEHYYGYTKHKNKTFEYEVAHPSWRQLKVKDFKLNIDFRMNYGESFTFLNHVNPTSVLLAEGSDVSVKNKKTIHI; encoded by the coding sequence ATGACATTCTTAAATGCATATTGGAAAAACCTTATACTTATAAATTATGAGATAGACCACAAATTTTTACAACCGTTTGTACCTAAAGGAACTGAACTTGATCTATTCAATGGAAAATGCTATATCAGCATTGTTGGATTCATGTTTATGAATACAAAAGTTTTAGGAATGAAACTACCATATCACGTCAACTTTGAAGAGGTTAATCTTAGGTTTTATGTTAAACATAAAGACAAAAGAGGTGTTGTGTTTATTAAAGAAATTGTACCAAAACCACTGATTACTTTTGTTGCAAATTCAATCTATCATGAGCATTATCAAACTGCAAAAATGAAGCACATTTGGACAAAACATGGTAATTATAAGCAATTTGAATATCTATGGAAAATTAATAATATATGGCAATCTATTTCAGTAAAAACGGAAAAAATATTTTCAGAAATAATAGAAGATTCTGAAGCACATTTCATAACCGAACATTATTATGGATACACAAAACATAAAAACAAAACTTTTGAATATGAAGTTGCTCATCCAAGCTGGAGACAATTAAAAGTTAAAGACTTTAAACTCAATATCGATTTCAGGATGAATTATGGAGAATCCTTTACTTTTCTTAACCATGTAAATCCAACATCAGTACTTCTTGCTGAAGGCTCAGACGTAAGTGTAAAAAACAAAAAAACCATCCACATTTAA
- a CDS encoding M3 family metallopeptidase, translating to MNVLNSKFNTPYQTAPFSKIKNEDYLPAFLKAIKGAKAEIDAITTNSEAPTFENTIEALDFSGEQLDRISSIFFNLNSAETNDTIQKIAQKVSPLLSEFSNDITLNESLFKRVKAVYDSKNTLDLNTEQSTLLDKKYKGFSRNGANLSEDKKTRLREIDKALSQLKLKFGEHVLAETNAFEMHLTNEKDLAGLPEGAKEAAQQLAESKQKDGWLITLDYPSYIPFMTYASNRELRKKLAIAAGAKAFKGNEYDNQDHVLQIAKLRHERANLLGYKTHAHFVLEERMAKTPETVQHFLNELLEKAKPAAEREFKNLEAFAKELDGIESLQKWDGSYYSEKLKQKLFSLDDEQLKPYFKLENVINGVFTIAERLYDLKFEEINTIDKYHEDVLTYKVTDLKGNLISIFYADFFPRPGKRNGAWMTVYKSQYIKNGKNSRPHISNVCNFTKPTKSKPSLLTFNEVTTLFHEFGHALHGILANTTYPSLSGTSVSWDFVELPSQVLENWCYEKEALELFATHYETGEMIPMELIEKIKASATFHEGMQTLRQISFGLLDMSWHGQDPSAISSVKAHENEAFKNTKLYPDVAENCMSTAFSHIFQGGYSSGYYSYKWAEVLDADAFEYFLEEGIFNKEVAKKFKDNVLSQGGIEEPMTLYKRFRGKEPQPEALLKRAGLI from the coding sequence ATGAACGTATTAAATTCTAAATTCAACACACCATATCAAACAGCACCTTTTTCAAAAATTAAAAATGAGGATTATTTGCCTGCTTTTTTAAAAGCTATAAAAGGAGCCAAAGCTGAAATTGATGCCATCACAACTAATTCTGAAGCACCAACTTTTGAAAACACCATTGAAGCCTTAGACTTTTCGGGAGAACAATTAGATCGTATTTCAAGTATTTTCTTTAATCTGAATAGCGCTGAAACCAATGACACCATTCAAAAAATTGCTCAGAAAGTTTCTCCTCTATTGTCAGAATTCAGTAATGATATCACTTTAAATGAATCACTTTTCAAACGCGTTAAAGCGGTTTATGATAGTAAAAACACATTAGATTTAAACACTGAACAAAGTACACTTCTAGACAAAAAATATAAAGGGTTTTCTAGAAATGGAGCTAATTTGTCTGAAGATAAAAAAACACGCTTACGTGAAATTGACAAAGCTTTAAGTCAGTTAAAACTAAAGTTTGGAGAGCATGTTTTAGCTGAAACTAATGCTTTTGAAATGCATCTAACTAACGAAAAAGATTTGGCTGGATTGCCAGAAGGTGCAAAAGAAGCTGCTCAGCAATTAGCAGAATCGAAACAAAAAGATGGCTGGTTAATTACCTTAGATTACCCTAGTTACATTCCGTTTATGACCTATGCTAGTAATCGCGAGCTAAGAAAAAAACTGGCCATTGCTGCTGGTGCAAAAGCGTTTAAAGGTAATGAGTATGATAATCAAGATCATGTTTTACAAATCGCAAAATTAAGACACGAACGCGCAAATCTGTTAGGCTACAAAACACATGCTCATTTTGTTTTAGAAGAACGAATGGCAAAAACTCCTGAAACAGTTCAACACTTTTTAAATGAACTTTTAGAAAAAGCCAAACCAGCTGCTGAACGCGAATTTAAAAACCTAGAAGCCTTTGCAAAAGAATTAGATGGCATAGAAAGTCTTCAAAAATGGGATGGATCGTATTACTCTGAAAAATTAAAGCAGAAATTATTCAGTTTAGATGATGAACAATTAAAACCGTATTTCAAATTAGAAAATGTTATCAATGGTGTTTTTACAATTGCCGAACGCTTATACGATTTAAAATTTGAAGAAATTAACACAATCGACAAGTATCACGAAGATGTATTAACTTATAAGGTAACCGATTTAAAAGGAAATTTAATCTCTATTTTTTATGCGGATTTTTTTCCAAGACCAGGAAAACGAAATGGTGCTTGGATGACCGTTTACAAATCGCAATACATAAAGAATGGTAAAAACAGTAGACCACATATTTCAAATGTTTGCAATTTCACCAAGCCAACAAAAAGCAAGCCGTCACTCCTAACCTTTAATGAAGTGACGACATTGTTTCATGAATTTGGACATGCGCTTCATGGCATCTTAGCTAACACAACCTATCCGAGCTTATCGGGAACTAGTGTATCATGGGATTTTGTAGAATTACCAAGTCAGGTTTTAGAAAATTGGTGTTACGAAAAAGAAGCCTTAGAATTGTTTGCAACGCATTATGAAACAGGTGAGATGATTCCTATGGAGCTAATTGAAAAAATAAAAGCGTCTGCAACGTTCCATGAAGGTATGCAAACACTACGACAAATTAGTTTTGGGTTACTCGATATGTCTTGGCATGGTCAAGATCCAAGTGCAATTTCCTCTGTAAAAGCACATGAAAATGAAGCGTTTAAAAACACAAAATTATATCCAGATGTAGCTGAAAATTGTATGAGTACTGCGTTTTCTCATATTTTTCAAGGTGGTTACAGTTCTGGATATTACAGCTACAAATGGGCTGAAGTTTTAGATGCTGATGCTTTTGAATACTTTTTAGAAGAAGGTATATTCAATAAAGAGGTTGCAAAAAAATTCAAGGATAATGTGTTGTCTCAAGGAGGAATTGAAGAACCTATGACTTTATACAAACGATTTAGAGGCAAAGAACCTCAACCAGAAGCTTTGTTGAAACGCGCTGGATTGATATAA